The Desulfovibrio legallii genome contains a region encoding:
- a CDS encoding integrase core domain-containing protein: IIEWRGCPKEIRCDNGPEYVSAKLQTWAGQRGIRLRYIQPGNPQQNGYVERYNRTVRYDWLNHYLFESLEEIQDFATKWLWSYNNERPNMGIGGITPAMKLAQVS, encoded by the coding sequence GATTATTGAATGGCGTGGCTGCCCCAAAGAGATCCGTTGTGACAATGGCCCGGAATATGTCAGCGCCAAGCTGCAAACCTGGGCCGGGCAGAGAGGAATCCGCCTGCGGTATATCCAGCCGGGGAATCCGCAACAAAATGGGTATGTCGAGCGGTATAACCGAACAGTGCGTTATGACTGGCTCAACCACTATCTCTTTGAAAGTCTTGAAGAAATACAGGATTTTGCCACCAAATGGCTCTGGAGTTATAATAACGAGCGCCCCAACATGGGCATTGGCGGCATAACTCCCGCCATGAAGCTCGCACAGGTGTCTTAG